The DNA sequence CGACTTGTAACCCTAGACAGATTCCTAGCATGGGTTTACCATTAACCCGACACCATTTGCATGCAGATATTTTACCCTCAATCCCGCGCTTACCAAACCCACCGGGAACTATAACCCCGTCGGACTTGCAAAGCTGCTGCCAGGCCTCGTGATAGAGGACCGGATTCTCTTGTAAGGTCGCGGTTTCAAGATTCGCGGCTTCGATGTATCTAAGATTCAATTTGTAGCCGACCTCGAGGGACGCATGCTGGAGGGCCTTCGTTACGGAGGCGTACGCATCCTCGAGCTTCGTGTACTTGCCGACGAGGGCAATGTTAACTGACTTACGAAGATGGTCGAAGTTGTCTGCTAGGTCCCGCCATTTTCGCATAAAACTGCGAGGACGCTCAGGTCCGATGGGAAGATTCAGCTGGAGACGCTCGATGAGAAATTCTATTACTCCTTGGGACTCCATTAGAAGGGGCACGCGGTAGATGGAACTAAGATCGTGGATGGTGATGACCTGCTCGGGAGCAACATGACagaaatttgatattttgtcTTTTACTGAGGGACCAATTGGCTGCTCGGAACGACAGACTATCAAATCGGGGGAGAGACCTAGCCCACGAAGCTCGCGGACTGAGGCCTGGGTCGGTTTGGTCTTGGGCTCGCCAGTTGATCGCGGCTGGGGTACTAGTGACACGTGTGCGACacaaaagttttctttttttacacggAACTGGAACTGACGGAAGGCTTCTACAAAAGGCATACCCTCGATGTCACCAATGGTACCGCCTAGTTCGATCACGCAGACCTCGGGAGGATTGTTGTCTTCGGTTACTGGGATCTGGGCGACACGTTCGACCCACTCTTGGATGCAGTCGGTTATGTGAGGCACCACtgaaatcatttaaaaattattaatcagaATATTGtctaagaattattttaaaaaaaggagcggagtaaaaattcaatttttttttttttttttttttgaaagactAGTGATACGGGTACTCGTTTAAAAgagaattttgaatactttaatctggtaatttttattttattaaaattgagtcattttgaattttataaaattttggtaataatttttttttccgtgggtactcaaacgagaggaaatttacttttttatacattCCGTATACTcgtttttagtaaaaatgaaattttataaattttgacaaattttcaACGCTCTTTTTTCCACATCAAAATATAGTGATGTGGGTATTcaatcaaaagaaaattttatttttattacaaatcaCGTATTCatgttagaaaattaatatattgaataattaaaaattttttaatggaaatatATTGACATAGGTACTTAAACttaaggaaatttaattttctatacaagtataagataaataaataaaaaagctaATAAGAAATACCTTGAACTGTCTTTCCTAAATAATCGCCACGGCGTTCTTTGGTGATAACATGTTGGTAAACTTTTCCAGTCGTTATGTTATTATCGCGGTGCAGTGTGATATCGAGAAAACGTTCATAATTGCCGAGATCTAGGTCAACTTCACCGCCATCGTCCAGTACGAAAACTTCgcctgtaaaaaaat is a window from the Microplitis demolitor isolate Queensland-Clemson2020A chromosome 4, iyMicDemo2.1a, whole genome shotgun sequence genome containing:
- the LOC103580815 gene encoding CTP synthase; amino-acid sequence: MKYILVTGGVISGIGKGVISSSFGTILKECGIPMTSIKIDPYINIDAGTFSPYEHGEVFVLDDGGEVDLDLGNYERFLDITLHRDNNITTGKVYQHVITKERRGDYLGKTVQVVPHITDCIQEWVERVAQIPVTEDNNPPEVCVIELGGTIGDIEGMPFVEAFRQFQFRVKKENFCVAHVSLVPQPRSTGEPKTKPTQASVRELRGLGLSPDLIVCRSEQPIGPSVKDKISNFCHVAPEQVITIHDLSSIYRVPLLMESQGVIEFLIERLQLNLPIGPERPRSFMRKWRDLADNFDHLRKSVNIALVGKYTKLEDAYASVTKALQHASLEVGYKLNLRYIEAANLETATLQENPVLYHEAWQQLCKSDGVIVPGGFGKRGIEGKISACKWCRVNGKPMLGICLGLQVAVIEFARNVLAWEGANSTEIDPGTAHQVIIDMPEYNGNEKGGTMRLGKRSTKFKECTSVVKALYGNVEAVEERHRHRYEVNPAFVNDFEAAGLKFVGQDDSGQRMEIIELDGHDYYVATQYHPEYLSRPMKPSAPFLGLILASVGKLKSYLARGCRLSPRNLSDNDLSDEEDFGKNSKVKQIK